The following are from one region of the Rhizobacter sp. AJA081-3 genome:
- a CDS encoding tetrathionate reductase family octaheme c-type cytochrome, protein MRRVRIRPLLALAAALALLVSHASPAQEAKSVKLGTTADHTKFKELQREFKSGPEVTQACLTCHTEAAGQIHRTKHWSWEFLNPDSQQRLGKKNVINNFCISVPSNYAFCTSCHVGYGWKDANFDFKSEQNVDCLVCHDTTGNYKKLPGLAGNVLAQDTEMPPGSGKIVKGIDLAKVAQKVGKSSRDNCGACHFFGGGGDGVKHGDMDSSLAAPDKALDVHMDASGLDFTCAACHKASSHDVAGSRYTPTAKDAKGALMRGREGDDKRNPATCTACHDLKPHKGKARLDNHAATLACQTCHIPTIARGGVATKLTWDWSTAGQLDDKGQPIIKKNAKGQVVYDSKKGDFTLGENVVPEYAWFNGDVRYTLLGDKIDAGAGVVKINALGGSPNDGKSLIWPMKVFRGSQPYDTENRTLVTPHTAGNDDTAYWKNFGWEKAVASGMQVSGAPFSGKLGFVKTEMSWPITHMVAPKEKALGCTDCHTAAGGRLAGIEGVYLPARDRNVLIDTAGWGLALLTFFGVAGHGLLRFASRRRTR, encoded by the coding sequence ATGAGAAGAGTTCGAATCAGGCCCCTCCTGGCTCTTGCGGCTGCGCTGGCCCTTCTGGTCTCCCACGCTTCCCCGGCGCAGGAAGCCAAGTCCGTCAAGCTCGGAACGACGGCGGATCACACCAAGTTCAAGGAACTGCAGCGAGAGTTCAAGTCCGGTCCCGAAGTCACCCAGGCCTGCCTGACCTGCCACACCGAGGCTGCCGGGCAGATCCACCGCACCAAGCACTGGTCCTGGGAGTTCCTCAACCCGGACAGCCAGCAGCGCCTGGGCAAGAAGAACGTCATCAACAACTTCTGCATCTCGGTGCCGTCGAACTATGCGTTCTGCACCAGCTGCCACGTCGGCTACGGCTGGAAGGACGCGAACTTCGACTTCAAGTCGGAGCAGAACGTCGATTGCCTCGTGTGCCATGACACCACGGGCAACTACAAGAAGCTGCCTGGCCTGGCTGGCAACGTGCTGGCGCAGGACACCGAGATGCCGCCCGGGTCGGGCAAGATCGTCAAGGGCATCGACCTCGCCAAGGTGGCGCAGAAGGTCGGCAAGAGCAGCCGCGACAACTGCGGTGCCTGCCACTTTTTCGGAGGTGGCGGCGACGGCGTCAAGCACGGCGACATGGACAGTTCGCTGGCCGCGCCCGACAAGGCTCTGGACGTGCACATGGACGCCTCGGGCCTGGACTTCACCTGCGCGGCCTGCCACAAGGCGTCGAGCCACGACGTGGCCGGCAGCCGCTACACGCCCACCGCCAAGGATGCCAAGGGCGCATTGATGCGCGGCCGCGAAGGCGACGACAAGCGCAACCCCGCCACCTGCACCGCGTGCCACGACCTGAAGCCGCACAAGGGCAAGGCGCGCCTGGACAACCACGCCGCCACACTGGCCTGCCAGACCTGCCACATCCCGACCATCGCCCGTGGCGGCGTCGCAACCAAGCTGACGTGGGACTGGTCCACAGCCGGCCAGCTGGATGACAAGGGCCAGCCGATCATCAAGAAGAACGCCAAGGGCCAGGTCGTCTACGACTCGAAGAAGGGCGACTTCACGCTCGGCGAGAACGTGGTGCCCGAGTACGCCTGGTTCAACGGCGACGTGCGCTACACGCTGCTGGGCGACAAGATCGATGCTGGCGCCGGCGTGGTGAAGATCAATGCGCTGGGTGGCAGCCCGAACGACGGCAAGTCGCTGATCTGGCCGATGAAGGTGTTCCGCGGTTCGCAACCCTACGACACCGAGAACCGCACGCTGGTCACGCCGCACACCGCGGGCAACGACGACACCGCCTACTGGAAGAACTTCGGCTGGGAGAAGGCCGTCGCCAGCGGCATGCAGGTCAGCGGCGCGCCGTTCAGCGGGAAGCTCGGCTTCGTCAAGACCGAGATGTCGTGGCCCATCACGCACATGGTCGCGCCGAAGGAAAAGGCACTGGGCTGCACCGACTGCCACACCGCCGCGGGAGGCCGCCTGGCCGGCATCGAAGGCGTCTACCTGCCGGCGCGTGACCGCAACGTGCTGATCGATACCGCGGGCTGGGGCCTGGCCCTGCTGACATTTTTCGGGGTGGCCGGCCACGGACTGCTGCGCTTCGCCAGCCGGCGCCGCACACGCTGA
- a CDS encoding cytochrome b/b6 domain-containing protein, with translation MTTERIYLFKGFERFWHWAQAALIIFMLISGFEVHGSYELLGYRRAAQLHSNAAWALIGLWIFAIFWHLTTGEWRQYIPTTEKVLAVARFYSSGIFKGEAHPYETTAQRKHNPLQRLTYLAILVLVSPLIWITGWLYLFHAEWAAWGLGGLKLEWVAWGHTIGAFLMLAFLISHVYLITTGHTIGAQLKAMVTGWEDAH, from the coding sequence ATGACCACCGAACGCATCTACCTCTTCAAGGGCTTCGAGCGCTTCTGGCACTGGGCACAGGCCGCACTGATCATCTTCATGCTGATCAGCGGCTTCGAAGTGCATGGCAGCTACGAGTTGCTGGGCTACCGTCGGGCAGCGCAACTCCATTCCAACGCGGCCTGGGCGCTGATCGGCCTGTGGATCTTCGCGATCTTCTGGCACCTGACCACCGGCGAATGGCGCCAGTACATCCCCACGACCGAGAAGGTCCTGGCGGTGGCCCGCTTCTATTCGTCAGGCATCTTCAAGGGCGAAGCTCACCCCTACGAGACCACGGCGCAACGCAAGCACAACCCGCTGCAACGACTGACCTACCTGGCCATCCTGGTGCTGGTGAGCCCGCTGATCTGGATCACTGGCTGGCTCTATCTCTTCCATGCCGAATGGGCCGCGTGGGGGCTCGGCGGCCTGAAGCTGGAGTGGGTGGCCTGGGGCCACACGATCGGGGCATTCCTGATGCTGGCCTTCCTGATCAGCCATGTCTACCTGATCACCACAGGCCACACGATCGGCGCCCAGCTGAAGGCCATGGTCACCGGCTGGGAAGACGCCCATTGA
- a CDS encoding rhodanese-like domain-containing protein: MKLERLSLAVALAAFLAAPPVLAQQAAPATAATAVQAREGWYHALVDTAFVRANVDIPPKKGVMLIDSRPAARQFDPGHIPSAVNIPDTQFDKQSSKLPADKSTLLIFYCGGVDCMLSHNSAFKAEKLGYSNIKVYAAGMPEWKSAGGAVSVSMAHIKKLAADKEPHALIDSRPRRTAEKGMIPGAINIPDTEFDKLVDQLPKDKATPLIFYCGGLECVLSDKSAERARKLGYTNVTTYPEGHPEWLAAHGQAPIAAATAAVGASPAAAPAAALVPGKEKGSVTVASFQQVWSTNPGSVLLVDVRDAKEFANGSIKGAVSLPINDLEKKLGTLPTDKPVVFICGTGARSGEAYDMVKLYRAEVQAFFIDAEAKFLADGSYTMKQK; the protein is encoded by the coding sequence ATGAAGCTCGAGAGACTGTCGCTTGCGGTCGCGCTGGCCGCCTTCTTGGCGGCGCCGCCCGTGCTGGCACAACAGGCAGCACCGGCCACCGCGGCCACCGCCGTACAAGCCAGGGAGGGTTGGTACCACGCGCTGGTCGACACCGCCTTCGTGCGCGCCAACGTCGACATCCCGCCCAAGAAGGGCGTCATGCTGATCGACTCGCGCCCGGCCGCGCGACAGTTCGACCCCGGTCACATCCCCAGCGCCGTCAACATCCCGGACACGCAGTTCGACAAACAGTCGAGCAAGCTGCCGGCCGACAAGTCCACGCTGCTGATCTTCTACTGCGGCGGCGTCGACTGCATGCTGAGTCACAACTCCGCCTTCAAGGCGGAAAAGCTGGGCTATAGCAACATCAAGGTCTATGCCGCCGGCATGCCCGAGTGGAAGTCTGCAGGGGGCGCCGTTTCGGTCTCGATGGCGCACATCAAGAAGCTGGCTGCCGACAAGGAGCCGCACGCGCTGATCGACTCGCGGCCCCGCCGCACGGCCGAGAAGGGAATGATTCCCGGCGCCATCAACATTCCGGACACCGAATTCGACAAGCTGGTCGACCAGCTTCCCAAGGACAAGGCGACGCCGCTGATCTTCTACTGCGGCGGTCTGGAATGCGTGCTGAGCGACAAGTCCGCCGAGAGAGCGCGCAAGCTGGGCTACACGAACGTGACGACCTATCCGGAGGGCCACCCCGAGTGGCTGGCTGCGCATGGCCAGGCGCCGATTGCCGCTGCCACGGCGGCGGTGGGCGCAAGCCCTGCCGCTGCGCCCGCCGCAGCGCTGGTGCCGGGCAAGGAGAAGGGATCGGTCACGGTGGCCTCGTTCCAGCAGGTGTGGAGCACGAACCCCGGCTCGGTGCTGCTGGTCGATGTGCGCGACGCGAAAGAGTTCGCCAACGGCTCGATCAAGGGTGCCGTCAGCCTGCCCATCAACGACCTCGAAAAGAAGCTGGGAACCTTGCCCACCGACAAGCCGGTGGTGTTCATCTGCGGCACCGGCGCACGCTCGGGAGAGGCCTACGACATGGTCAAGCTGTATCGGGCCGAGGTGCAGGCCTTTTTCATCGACGCCGAGGCCAAGTTCCTGGCCGACGGAAGCTACACGATGAAGCAAAAGTAG
- the xth gene encoding exodeoxyribonuclease III: protein MKLATWNVNSLSVRLPQLLDWLAVHPVDAIVLQETKLTDDKFPHAEIAAAGYRSSWFGQKTYNGVALLSRDEALEPVRNIPGFDDEQARVIAGTVGGLRVIGAYFPNGQAPDSDKFVYKMRWLDALRAWVAGELAAHPQLVLMGDFNIAPEDRDVYDPVAWAGQIHCTPQEREHFRQLVALGLHDAFRLFEQPPKSWSWWDYRNLAFRKNQGLRIDHILVSEALKPRVAACTIDKLPRKNERPSDHAPVVVELTA, encoded by the coding sequence TTGAAGCTCGCCACCTGGAACGTCAATTCGCTGTCGGTGCGGCTGCCGCAGCTGCTCGATTGGCTCGCCGTCCATCCGGTCGATGCCATCGTGCTGCAGGAAACCAAGCTCACCGACGACAAGTTCCCGCACGCGGAGATCGCCGCCGCCGGCTACCGGTCGAGCTGGTTCGGCCAGAAGACCTACAACGGCGTGGCGCTGCTCAGCCGCGACGAGGCGCTCGAGCCGGTGCGCAACATCCCCGGCTTCGACGACGAGCAGGCCCGCGTCATCGCCGGCACGGTGGGCGGCTTGCGCGTGATCGGTGCCTATTTCCCGAACGGCCAGGCGCCCGACAGCGACAAGTTCGTCTACAAGATGCGCTGGCTCGATGCGCTGCGCGCCTGGGTGGCCGGCGAACTCGCGGCCCACCCGCAGCTCGTGCTGATGGGCGACTTCAACATCGCACCGGAAGACCGCGACGTCTACGACCCGGTGGCCTGGGCCGGCCAGATCCATTGCACGCCGCAGGAGCGCGAACATTTCCGGCAACTGGTGGCGCTCGGCCTGCACGACGCCTTCCGGCTCTTCGAACAGCCGCCGAAGAGCTGGAGCTGGTGGGACTACCGCAACCTGGCATTCCGCAAGAACCAGGGCCTGCGCATCGACCACATCCTGGTCAGCGAGGCGCTGAAGCCGCGCGTGGCGGCCTGCACCATCGACAAGCTGCCGCGAAAGAACGAACGCCCGAGCGACCACGCGCCCGTGGTCGTCGAACTCACGGCCTGA
- the ntrC gene encoding nitrogen regulation protein NR(I) produces MKPIWIVDDDQSIRFVLEKALAREDLAVRSFTNPRDVLAAMDENDEPQVLVSDIRMPGGSGIELLSKVKERHPGLPVIIMTAYSDLDSAVSAFQGGAFEYLPKPFDVPKAVELIRRAVEESLREEVRDGAQAQMPEMLGQAPAMQDVFRAIGRLSQSVVTVLITGESGTGKELVAGALHKHSPRANGPFVAINTAAIPKDLLESELFGHERGAFTGAQTTRRGRFEQADGGTLFLDEIGDMPFDLQTRLLRVLSDGQFYRVGGHNPMRANVRVIAATHQNLEDRVKQGVFREDLFHRLNVIRLRLPALRERREDVPSLAKFFLQKSARELGVETKRITDAAVARLMKFDFPGNVRQLENICHWLTVMAPAQVIEPKDLPPELMGEGTPRAAAPAAEAAEAPPVAHAVPQAAAVAEVAAPAASAPGGDWLSGLEQDARQMLLSGAPEVWDALTRKFEAQLIHTALEITRGRRIEAAQKLGIGRNTITRKIQELGLDD; encoded by the coding sequence ATGAAACCCATCTGGATCGTTGACGACGACCAATCCATCCGCTTCGTGCTGGAGAAGGCGCTCGCCCGCGAAGACCTCGCGGTGCGCAGCTTCACCAACCCGCGCGACGTGCTCGCGGCGATGGACGAGAACGACGAGCCGCAGGTGCTGGTGTCCGACATCCGCATGCCCGGCGGCTCGGGCATCGAACTGCTCTCCAAGGTCAAGGAGCGCCACCCCGGGCTGCCGGTGATCATCATGACGGCGTACTCCGACCTGGACAGCGCCGTCAGTGCCTTCCAGGGCGGCGCCTTCGAGTACCTGCCCAAGCCCTTCGACGTGCCCAAGGCGGTGGAACTGATCCGCCGCGCCGTCGAAGAGAGCCTGCGCGAGGAAGTGCGCGACGGTGCGCAGGCGCAGATGCCCGAGATGCTCGGTCAGGCGCCGGCCATGCAGGACGTGTTTCGCGCCATCGGCCGGCTCAGCCAGAGCGTGGTCACGGTGCTGATCACCGGCGAGTCGGGCACCGGCAAGGAACTCGTGGCCGGCGCGCTGCACAAGCACAGCCCGCGGGCGAACGGGCCGTTTGTCGCGATCAACACCGCGGCGATCCCGAAAGACCTGCTCGAATCCGAACTGTTCGGCCACGAGCGCGGCGCCTTCACCGGCGCGCAGACCACGCGGCGCGGCCGCTTCGAGCAGGCCGACGGCGGCACCTTGTTCCTCGACGAGATCGGCGACATGCCCTTCGACCTGCAAACGCGCCTTCTGCGCGTGCTGTCGGATGGCCAGTTCTACCGTGTCGGTGGGCACAACCCGATGCGCGCCAACGTGCGCGTGATCGCCGCCACCCATCAGAACCTCGAAGACCGTGTCAAGCAGGGTGTGTTCCGCGAAGACCTGTTCCACCGCCTCAACGTGATCCGGCTGCGCCTGCCGGCGTTGCGCGAACGTCGCGAAGACGTGCCCTCGCTCGCCAAGTTCTTCCTGCAGAAGAGCGCGCGCGAGCTCGGCGTCGAGACCAAGCGCATCACCGATGCGGCAGTGGCTCGGCTGATGAAGTTCGATTTCCCCGGCAACGTGCGCCAGCTCGAGAACATCTGCCACTGGCTCACTGTGATGGCACCGGCACAGGTGATCGAACCCAAGGACCTGCCGCCTGAGCTGATGGGCGAAGGCACGCCGCGCGCCGCGGCCCCGGCCGCCGAGGCCGCAGAGGCGCCGCCCGTGGCGCATGCCGTGCCGCAGGCGGCAGCGGTGGCCGAAGTCGCCGCACCTGCGGCCAGCGCGCCCGGCGGCGACTGGCTCAGCGGACTGGAGCAGGACGCACGGCAGATGCTGCTGTCCGGCGCACCTGAGGTGTGGGATGCGCTGACGCGCAAGTTCGAGGCTCAGCTCATCCACACCGCGCTGGAGATCACCCGAGGCCGCCGCATTGAGGCCGCGCAGAAACTGGGCATCGGCCGCAACACCATCACACGCAAGATCCAGGAACTCGGCCTGGACGATTGA
- the glnL gene encoding nitrogen regulation protein NR(II), which produces MKAPAQPSASEGARADAAVAYAAFDHLATMVAVVSPDGRCVFANASFENVLGLSRRSVQRGSVFDWFVEAHTLRDTVAAVARNEFATSRMEALLRRPGPTGGDALPVHAIVNQMDGTPHVLLELVEIEQQTRQDREERALGQAKANKELIRNLAHEIKNPLGGIRGAAQLLEMEVESRALTEYTQVIINEADRLQALVDRLLAPHRKPHVVSDVNIHEVCERVRSLILAEFPRGLQVERDYDVSIPDFRGDREQLIQAVLNIAHNAAQALAERIVSGDACITLRTRIARQVTLGKQRYRLALELHIEDNGPGVPESIREHIFYPLVSGRDGGSGLGLTLAQTFVQQHQGTIECESEPGRTQFKIVIPLP; this is translated from the coding sequence GTGAAGGCTCCCGCGCAGCCGTCCGCCAGCGAGGGGGCACGCGCCGACGCTGCGGTGGCCTATGCGGCCTTCGATCACCTGGCCACGATGGTGGCGGTGGTCTCGCCCGACGGGCGCTGCGTTTTCGCCAACGCCTCCTTCGAGAACGTGCTCGGCCTGTCGCGGCGCAGCGTGCAGCGCGGCTCGGTGTTCGACTGGTTCGTCGAGGCGCACACGCTGCGCGACACCGTGGCCGCCGTGGCGCGCAACGAATTCGCCACCAGCCGCATGGAGGCGCTGCTGCGCCGCCCCGGCCCGACCGGCGGCGACGCCTTGCCGGTGCATGCCATCGTCAACCAGATGGACGGCACGCCGCACGTGCTGCTCGAATTGGTGGAGATCGAGCAGCAGACCCGCCAGGATCGCGAGGAACGCGCGCTCGGCCAGGCCAAGGCGAACAAGGAACTGATCCGCAACCTCGCCCACGAGATCAAGAACCCCCTGGGCGGCATCCGCGGCGCGGCGCAGTTGCTCGAGATGGAGGTCGAGAGCCGGGCGCTGACCGAGTACACCCAGGTCATCATCAACGAGGCCGACCGCCTGCAGGCGCTGGTCGACCGGCTGCTGGCGCCGCACCGCAAGCCCCACGTGGTGAGCGACGTGAACATCCACGAGGTCTGCGAGCGGGTGCGCTCGCTGATCCTGGCGGAGTTTCCGCGCGGGCTGCAGGTCGAGCGCGACTACGACGTCTCCATCCCCGACTTTCGCGGCGACCGCGAGCAATTGATCCAGGCGGTGCTCAACATCGCCCACAACGCCGCCCAGGCACTCGCCGAGCGCATCGTCTCGGGCGACGCCTGCATCACGCTGCGCACGCGCATCGCCCGTCAGGTGACGCTCGGCAAGCAGCGCTATCGTCTGGCACTGGAATTGCATATCGAGGACAACGGCCCGGGCGTGCCCGAGTCCATCCGAGAGCACATCTTCTACCCGCTGGTGTCGGGCAGGGACGGAGGCTCCGGGCTCGGACTCACGCTCGCGCAGACCTTCGTGCAGCAACATCAGGGCACGATCGAATGCGAAAGCGAACCGGGCAGGACGCAGTTCAAGATCGTGATCCCGCTGCCCTGA
- the glnA gene encoding type I glutamate--ammonia ligase, with product MAKTVADVMKMVKENEVKFVDFRFTDTRGKEQHVSVPVSAFDEDKFTSGHAFDGSSIAGWKGIEASDMTLMPDPNTANIDPFFEEPTLLLTCDVIDPTDGKPYERDPRSLARRAEAYMKASGLGDAAYFGPEPEFFIFDSVRWQVDMSGCFVKIEAEEAAWNTGKDYEHGNNGYRPSVKGGYFPVPPIDAGQDLRSEMCLILESLGIPVEVHHHEVANAGQMEIGTKFSTLVQRADWLQLQKYVIANVAAAYGKTATFMPKPIVGDNGSGMHVHQSVWKDGKNLFAGDGYAGLSEFALYYIGGIIKHARALNAITNPGTNSYKRLVPGFEAPVKLAYSAKNRSASIRIPYVPNPKGRRIEARFPDPSANPYLAFSALLMAGLDGVENKIHPGEAATKDLYHLPPEEDAKIPTVCHSLDQALDYLDKDRAFLTKGGVFTDSYIDAYIELKMQEVTRFRMTTHPVEFDMYYAL from the coding sequence ATGGCCAAGACCGTCGCCGACGTGATGAAGATGGTGAAGGAGAACGAGGTCAAGTTCGTCGACTTCCGCTTCACCGACACCCGCGGCAAGGAACAGCACGTGTCCGTGCCTGTCTCCGCTTTCGATGAAGACAAGTTCACTTCGGGTCACGCCTTCGACGGTTCCTCGATCGCCGGCTGGAAGGGCATCGAGGCCTCGGACATGACGCTCATGCCCGACCCGAACACCGCCAACATCGACCCGTTCTTCGAAGAGCCGACGCTGCTGCTGACCTGCGACGTCATCGACCCGACCGACGGCAAGCCCTACGAGCGCGATCCGCGTTCGCTGGCCCGCCGCGCCGAGGCCTACATGAAGGCCAGCGGCCTGGGCGACGCCGCCTACTTCGGCCCCGAGCCCGAGTTCTTCATCTTCGACAGCGTGCGCTGGCAGGTCGACATGTCCGGCTGCTTCGTCAAGATCGAGGCCGAGGAAGCCGCCTGGAACACCGGCAAGGACTACGAGCACGGCAACAACGGCTACCGTCCGTCGGTCAAGGGCGGCTACTTCCCCGTGCCCCCGATCGACGCCGGCCAGGACCTGCGCTCGGAGATGTGCCTGATCCTCGAATCGCTGGGCATCCCGGTCGAAGTGCACCACCACGAGGTGGCCAACGCAGGCCAGATGGAGATCGGCACCAAGTTCAGCACGCTGGTGCAACGCGCCGACTGGCTGCAGCTGCAGAAATACGTGATCGCGAACGTCGCTGCCGCCTACGGCAAGACCGCGACCTTCATGCCCAAGCCCATCGTCGGCGACAACGGCTCGGGCATGCACGTGCACCAGTCGGTCTGGAAGGACGGCAAGAACCTGTTCGCCGGTGACGGCTATGCCGGCCTGTCCGAGTTCGCGCTGTACTACATCGGCGGCATCATCAAGCACGCCCGTGCGCTGAACGCGATCACCAACCCGGGCACCAACAGCTACAAGCGCCTGGTGCCGGGATTCGAGGCGCCGGTCAAGCTGGCCTATTCGGCGAAGAACCGCTCGGCCTCGATCCGCATCCCGTATGTGCCGAACCCGAAGGGCCGCCGCATCGAGGCGCGCTTCCCGGATCCTTCCGCCAACCCGTACCTGGCCTTCAGCGCACTGCTGATGGCCGGCCTGGACGGCGTGGAGAACAAGATCCACCCGGGCGAAGCCGCGACGAAGGACCTGTATCACCTGCCGCCCGAAGAAGACGCGAAGATCCCGACCGTCTGCCACAGCCTGGACCAGGCGCTCGACTATCTCGACAAGGACCGTGCCTTCCTGACCAAGGGTGGCGTGTTCACCGACTCGTACATCGACGCCTACATCGAACTGAAGATGCAGGAAGTGACTCGCTTCCGCATGACCACTCACCCGGTCGAGTTCGACATGTACTACGCCCTGTGA
- a CDS encoding molybdopterin-binding protein — MNFGLIIIGDEILSGKREDKHLPKVIDLLAARGLSLSWARYVGDEPERITADLRDAFAAAQRGDVVFSCGGIGATPDDHTRQCAGRALGVPLALHPQARELILERMRDVAAEQGLPYEPDRDDNVHRLNMGVFPEGARIIPNPYNKIAGFSLHAPSGEGGVFFVPGFPVMAWPMIEWVLDHHCAHLRRQVGMREKSVIVFGAMEATLTPLMEDIETRFPGIKVFSLPSVDHPQWGKHIELGVKGEPNSMEAAFAEMLRGLAGHGAKLGPELVR, encoded by the coding sequence ATGAACTTCGGCCTCATCATCATTGGCGACGAGATCCTCTCGGGCAAGCGCGAGGACAAGCACCTGCCCAAGGTCATCGACCTGCTCGCCGCGCGCGGGCTCTCGCTCTCGTGGGCCCGCTACGTCGGCGACGAGCCCGAGCGCATCACTGCCGACCTGCGCGACGCTTTCGCGGCGGCGCAGCGCGGCGACGTGGTGTTCTCCTGCGGCGGCATCGGCGCCACGCCGGACGATCACACCCGGCAATGCGCCGGCCGTGCGCTCGGGGTTCCGCTGGCGTTGCACCCGCAGGCGCGCGAACTGATCCTGGAGCGCATGCGCGATGTCGCAGCCGAGCAGGGCCTGCCCTATGAGCCCGACCGCGACGACAACGTGCACCGCCTGAACATGGGTGTGTTTCCCGAGGGCGCGCGCATCATCCCGAATCCCTACAACAAGATCGCCGGCTTCAGCCTGCATGCGCCGTCGGGCGAGGGCGGCGTGTTCTTCGTGCCGGGCTTTCCGGTGATGGCCTGGCCGATGATCGAATGGGTGCTCGACCATCACTGCGCGCATCTGCGCCGCCAGGTCGGCATGCGCGAGAAGTCGGTGATCGTGTTCGGTGCCATGGAGGCCACGCTGACGCCGCTGATGGAAGACATCGAGACGCGCTTCCCCGGCATCAAGGTGTTCAGCCTGCCCAGCGTCGACCACCCGCAGTGGGGCAAGCACATCGAGCTGGGCGTGAAGGGCGAGCCGAACTCGATGGAGGCGGCCTTCGCCGAAATGCTCCGCGGCCTGGCCGGCCATGGCGCCAAGTTGGGCCCCGAGTTGGTGCGTTGA
- a CDS encoding EI24 domain-containing protein — translation MKLLLDSFWRAAAYCLHPRVIALSVLPLVLMVVAALGLGYLFWDAAIDAVNGTLADWSLVTMLFEWLDRFGMSGLKSALAPLIVVFLATPVIVIVALLCVALLMTPSMLHLVAERRFASLERKRGGSMWMGALVSLLATLVALLALVISVPLWLVPPLVLVIPPLIWGWLTYRVLVYDVLSEHASRDERLEIVRRHRPTLLAMGVLTGYLGAAPGLVWASGVMFVALAPVLVPVAIWIYTLVFAFAALWFAHFTLSALEALRTEAAAAPPPAPPPAPLPTHPDLELLPPP, via the coding sequence ATGAAGCTCCTGCTCGACTCCTTCTGGCGCGCGGCGGCCTACTGCCTGCACCCGCGCGTCATCGCCCTGTCGGTGCTGCCGTTGGTGCTGATGGTGGTGGCCGCGCTCGGCCTGGGCTACCTGTTCTGGGACGCGGCCATCGATGCCGTCAACGGCACGCTGGCGGACTGGTCGCTCGTCACCATGCTGTTCGAGTGGCTCGATCGCTTCGGCATGAGCGGCCTGAAGTCCGCGCTGGCGCCGCTGATCGTGGTGTTCCTGGCCACGCCGGTGATCGTCATCGTCGCGCTGCTGTGCGTGGCCCTCCTGATGACGCCGTCGATGCTGCACCTGGTGGCCGAGCGCCGCTTCGCCTCGCTCGAACGCAAGCGCGGCGGCTCGATGTGGATGGGCGCCCTCGTCTCGCTGCTGGCCACGCTGGTGGCGCTGCTGGCGCTGGTGATCTCGGTGCCGCTGTGGCTGGTGCCGCCGCTGGTGCTCGTCATCCCGCCGCTGATCTGGGGCTGGCTCACCTACCGCGTGCTGGTCTACGACGTGCTGTCCGAACACGCCAGTCGCGACGAGCGGCTGGAGATCGTGCGGCGCCATCGCCCCACGCTGCTCGCGATGGGCGTGCTGACCGGCTACCTTGGCGCCGCGCCGGGGCTGGTGTGGGCCTCTGGCGTGATGTTCGTGGCGCTCGCGCCGGTGCTCGTGCCGGTGGCGATCTGGATCTACACGCTGGTGTTCGCGTTCGCGGCACTGTGGTTCGCGCACTTCACGCTCTCGGCGCTGGAAGCGCTGCGCACCGAAGCCGCCGCCGCACCGCCGCCCGCGCCGCCGCCGGCGCCGTTGCCCACCCACCCCGACCTGGAACTGCTGCCTCCGCCATGA